Part of the Streptomyces sp. WMMC500 genome is shown below.
GAGGATGAGCCCCATCCCCGTCTCCTCGCGCAACTCCGCCAGCAGGTCCATCACCTGCGCCTGCACCGTCACGTCGAGCGCCGTCGTCGGCTCGTCCGCGATGATCAGCTCGGGCCCGAGCGCCAGCGCCATCGCGATCATGATCCGCTGCCGCATGCCGCCCGAGAACTGGTGCGGATAGTCGTTGACGCGCTGCCGGGCGGCCGGAATCCGTACGCGCTCCATCAGCTCGATCGACCTGGCCTTCGCCTCCGACCCGCTGGCGCCGCGGTGCACGCGGAACATCTCGCCGAGCTGGAAGCCCACGCTCAGCACGGGGTTGAGCGACGACAGCGCGTCCTGGAAGATCATCGCCATCCGCTCGCCGCGCACCCTGCGCCGCGCCTCGCGGCCCAGCGTCAGCAGGTCCTCGCCCTGGAAGAGCACCTGCCCGCCGGTGACGAATCCGGGCGGCGAGTCGAGGATGCCCATCACGGCCTGCGCGGTCACGGACTTGCCCGAGCCGGACTCGCCGAGCACCGCCAGCGTCTCGCCCGCGGCCACGCTGTACGAGACGCCGTTGACGGCGTTCGCCACCCCCTCCCGGGTGCGGAACTCCACCTGCAGGTCGCGGACGTCGAGCAGCTCGGTCACGGGCACCTCACCTGAGCTTCGGGTCGAGCGCGTCGCGGACCGCGTCGCCGAGCATGATGAACGCCAGCACGGTCAGGCTCAGCGCCCCGGCCGGCCAGAGCAGGGCGTGCGGCGCGTTGCGGATCTGCTGCGAGGCGGTGGAGATGTC
Proteins encoded:
- a CDS encoding ABC transporter ATP-binding protein; the protein is MTELLDVRDLQVEFRTREGVANAVNGVSYSVAAGETLAVLGESGSGKSVTAQAVMGILDSPPGFVTGGQVLFQGEDLLTLGREARRRVRGERMAMIFQDALSSLNPVLSVGFQLGEMFRVHRGASGSEAKARSIELMERVRIPAARQRVNDYPHQFSGGMRQRIMIAMALALGPELIIADEPTTALDVTVQAQVMDLLAELREETGMGLILITHDLGVVADVADKIAVMYAGRIMETAPVHDLYKAPAHPYTRGLLDSIPRLDQKGQELSAIRGTPPSLLAIPPGCPFNPRCPRAQDVCRTDRPPLYEVTDDEGRPLAGRGSACHFWKDQLHDLP